In Scatophagus argus isolate fScaArg1 chromosome 3, fScaArg1.pri, whole genome shotgun sequence, one genomic interval encodes:
- the lrrn1 gene encoding leucine-rich repeat neuronal protein 1 codes for MARRRLDGFLLGRMFAVLILLSIGLSVVQSNECPQLCVCEIRPWFTPQSTYREAITVDCNDLRLTRIPGNLSSDTQVLLLQSNYIARTSEELEQLFNLTELDLSQNNFSSIRDVGLTNMSQLTTLHLEENQITEMPDYCLQDLSNLQELYINHNQINTISANAFSGLHNLLRLHLNSNKLKTINSQWFDSTPNLEILMIGENPVVGIMDFNFKPLGNLRSLVLAGMDLTDVPGNAFVGLDNLESLSFYDNKLVRVPQRALQKLPNLKFLDLNKNPVHKIQEGDFKNMLRLKELGINNMGELVSIDQYALDNLPELTKLEATNNPKFSYINRQAFRDVPALESLMLNNNALNALYQSTVDSLPNLREISIHSNPLRCDCVIQWMSSNKTAVRFMEPLAMFCAMPTEVRGMHVREVLQKNLANQCLPMISHDTFPSHLNLDIGMTVDLDCRAMSHPEPEIYWVTPMGNKVMMDTLSDKYSLSSEGTLRISHIQVEDSGRYTCVAQNSEGADTRVTAIRVNGTLLDSTQLMKIYVKQTESHSILVSWKINSNVMTSNLKWSSATMKIDNPHITYTARVPVDVHEYNLTHLQPATEYEVCLTVSNIHQQTQKSCVNVTTKQATFTVEISDQGTNTALAAVMGTMFAIISLASLGVYIAKRWKRKNYHHSLKKYMQKTSSIPLNELYPPLINLWEADSEKEKEGSSETKPSQVDTTRSYYMW; via the coding sequence ATGGCTAGACGGAGGTTAGACGGCTTTCTTCTAGGCCGGATGTTTGCTGTTCTGATACTGCTATCAATAGGACTCTCCGTAGTCCAGAGCAACGAGTGCCCCCAACTGTGTGTATGCGAGATCCGGCCCTGGTTTACTCCCCAGTCCACCTACAGAGAGGCCATCACTGTGGACTGCAATGACCTTCGCTTGACACGCATTCCAGGTAACCTCTCCAGTGACACTCAGGTTCTCCTCCTACAGAGCAACTACATTGCCAGAACCAGTGAAGAACTGGAACAGCTCTTCAACCTGACTGAGCTGGACTTGTCACAGAACAACTTCAGTAGCATTCGTGATGTTGGTCTTACCAATATGTCCCAACTCACTACCCTTCATCTGGAGGAGAACCAGATCACAGAAATGCCCGATTACTGTCTACAGGACCTCAGCAACCTGCAGGAGCTCTATATCAACCATAATCAAATCAACACCATCTCCGCCAATGCCTTCTCTGGGCTCCACAATCTGCTCAGGCTTCACCTGAACTCCAATAAGCTCAAGACCATCAATAGCCAGTGGTTTGATTCTACACCCAATTTGGAGATCCTCATGATTGGGGAGAACCCTGTTGTTGGAATAATGGACTTTAATTTCAAACCACTGGGCAACCTTAGAAGCCTGGTTTTGGCTGGGATGGATTTGACAGACGTCCCAGGAAATGCTTTTGTGGGACTTGACAATCTTGAGAGTCTCTCTTTCTATGACAATAAGCTGGTTCGAGTTCCTCAGAGAGCACTTCAGAAACTACCTAACCTCAAGTTCTTGGATTTGAACAAAAACCCAGTGCACAAGATTCAGGAAGGAGATTTCAAAAACATGCTGAGACTCAAGGAGTTGGGTATAAACAACATGGGAGAGCTGGTTTCCATTGACCAGTATGCTCTGGACAACCTTCCTGAGCTCACAAAGCTGGAGGCTACAAACAACCCCAAATTCTCCTACATCAACCGTCAGGCCTTTCGTGACGTCCCAGCCTTGGAGAGTCTAATGCTGAACAACAACGCACTGAATGCCCTTTATCAATCCACAGTGGACTCTCTCCCTAACTTACGTGAGATCAGCATCCACAGCAATCCTCTACGCTGTGACTGTGTTATCCAGTGGATGAGCTCCAACAAAACCGCAGTTCGTTTTATGGAACCTCTCGCCATGTTTTGCGCCATGCCAACCGAAGTAAGGGGTATGCATGTGCGGGAGGTTCTGCAGAAAAATTTAGCTAACCAGTGCCTGCCAATGATTTCCCATGATACTTTCCCAAGCCACCTCAACCTTGACATTGGCATGACTGTGGACTTGGACTGCAGAGCTATGTCCCACCCTGAGCCTGAGATCTACTGGGTGACACCAATGGGGAACAAGGTGATGATGGACACACTATCTGACAAGTACAGCCTCAGCAGTGAGGGTACACTGAGAATTTCTCATATCCAAGTAGAAGACTCCGGCAGGTACACCTGTGTGGCTCAGAATTCAGAGGGAGCAGATACACGAGTGACAGCAATACGGGTGAATGGGACACTGTTAGACAGCACTCAGCTTATGAAGATCtatgtgaaacaaacagaatcTCACTCCATCCTGGTCTCTTGGAAAATAAACTCCAATGTAATGACCTCTAACCTTAAGTGGTCATCTGCCACAATGAAAATAGACAACCCACATATTACCTACACTGCCAGGGTACCTGTAGATGTCCATGAGTACAACCTAACACATTTGCAGCCAGCGACTGAGTATGAGGTGTGTCTCACCGTCTCCAACATCCACCAACAAACGCAGAAgtcatgtgtgaatgtgactaCGAAGCAAGCAACCTTCACAGTGGAAATATCTGACCAAGGGACGAACACTGCTCTTGCAGCAGTCATGGGAACAATGTTTGCAATCATCAGTCTGGCCTCTCTGGGAGTGTACATTGCCAAgaggtggaagaggaaaaaCTATCACCATTCTCTGAAAAAGTACATGCAGAAAACATCATCAATACCCCTAAACGAATTGTACCCTCCTCTTATCAACTTGTGGGAGGCAGACagtgagaaggagaaagagggctCATCTGAGACCAAACCCAGTCAGGTGGACACCACACGCAGCTATTACATGTGGTGA